In the Dromaius novaehollandiae isolate bDroNov1 chromosome 25, bDroNov1.hap1, whole genome shotgun sequence genome, GCCTCTGGCAGCCTGCTTATCTGAAGATACGTCTGCTCTTACTacgaaaaaaaagatgaagaaaggaTGTCCTTGATATTGTgggccttctctctctctcttttttcttttcttttcctttttttttatttatttttttttttttgcatggatgTTTTGATCCCTGCAGGAGGTGTCTGAATGAgtgaggcagggagagggcactAGACCAAACCAGCCACGTGAAGGGCAGCTCCGAGGCAGCTCCGAGGTGGTGGTTCCTGAACAGAAGCGCGCATGACTGGTGCTGTGAGGTGACGGGATGCAGCATGAGGAGAGGGAGGAACCAGCTGTGCTCGGCCTCTGCCTCAAATCCAGACTGTGAGTAAACCCGACCTGGATGTTGCCTAAGTGCCAGCTATGTGCCGCTTCCTGTGTTTCTCACCACTTTCCTCATTCTTgggagcagctgctcagcactgctgccTTCTCCGTCTCTTCTCGCTGGTTTCCAGTTCGATTGAATTTGGAAAACTGACTCCCTTTTCAGTGATGTGGAACGGAGAAAGGCTGTCACTGGCTCTGGATGTTTCTAGGCACGTGCTCGTGGTGGGGAGGGACGAGGGGGTGGTTTCTGCTGCTGTAGCTTGCCGAATTATCGGTGCTgaggcctgcctgcctgcctgtcttgTGGGAGTAGGAAATAGGCCTCAAAATAAACCTTTTGGTGCTCTGCAGTTCTTCACTGGGCAAATAAAACTGCAAGCAGCTTCTCTCCCCCTAGACTGTAGGCAGTAACCAGGGTGTTGCAGAGTGAGTGATTGCTCTTCTCAGGGGTGCTCAAAAAGCCAAATCAACAGTATAATTTTTTGTATTACCAGGCAATTTCCCATTCTTGTGTGCGCAAGCAGTGTTGCTGTACTCTGCCTTGTAAATTGCCGTAAAATATTACATAAGTGTAGTAATTGCGGTAAGTGCTTCCTCCTAGCTGACAGGTATAATAATCTAGCAAAACGTAAACCACTTTAGTCATGCTGCAGCCTGATGTGAAGCAGCATGACTGCGTTATAAACATCAGCAAGGGCTCTGGCGTTACCGGCTGTGACGTGATGTGCTTGTTGGTGATCCAGACCGCGTCCTGGCACGTTGTGGTGCGGGTGGTCTCTTCTGGCCATCAGGAAATGATGGACCCGAAGACAGCAAGGTGATAGCCTAAAAGCGGTTGTTTAGGCCAAACGgggaaatatttgaaaaacaataTTGCATATATGAACGATTTACGTTTGGCAGGAAAACTGAGCGCGTTGTGAGACACCAGAAGCATTTAAACTTGAAACGCCCGGCGTGAGACGCAGGGAGGCTCTGGCGCAGCGGAGGCGAGGAGGCAGCGGGGTTTGTGACCCCCGGCGCCAGGAGGCTCGGCGGTCCCCCGGGCGCTTCCAAACGCGACTGCGGGGCCAAAACTGGGAGAAACGGCTCTGGGGGCTCCTTCCTTCAGCGCCAGCCTCTGCAGAGCGGGGCCTCTCCTGGGGGAGCCGCCCATGCTCCTGGGAGGCCAGGCCCTGTGACCGTGGAGCGCGGAGGCCCCGGGGGGTCGAGGCCGGGCCCTGAGGCCATGGTGCGGAGAGGCCCCTGGGCgtggaggccccgccccctccccgccccccgctgAGGTAACAAGGCCCTCGCGAGCCGCCGTCACGGAGCCCCCGCCGTCACGGagcccccgccccctccgcgcgcCGGTAGCCGCGCGCTCATTGGCCAGCAGCGTGTGGTgggcgggccccgccgcggccccgccccgcgcgggcggaCTACAGCTCCCGTGGTGCCGCGCGCGGGCGGCTCAGAGCAGCGCGCGGAGCagcaggagccgccgccgccgcctccccgcggccgggcccagTCCGGCGCGCCCGACCCCGGCCCCgaccccggcccgggccccgacCCCGACGCCGGCATGGCGCGGCCGCTGGTGCCCAGCTCGCAGAAggcgctgctgctggagctgaaggggctgcaggaggagccCGTGGAGGGGTTCCGGGTCAGCCTGGTGGACGAGGGGGACCTCTACAACTGGGAGGTGGCCATCTTCGGGCCCCCCAACACCTACTACGAGGGCGGCTACTTCAAGgtgcgcggccggggggggggacgcaggCCCGGCTCGGGGGGGCCCTGCGCCGCCTCACGCGTCCCGGGACCGGGGGCGGcagcccgggcggggcggggagagggCGCTGTGCCGCTGTCGGGGGTGCTGGAAGCGGGGGGCGAAGGCGTCGGCAGCCCGAGCGCGCCGGCCGCGTCAGAGGGACGTGCGCTCTCTCCAGGTGTTGTGCAACCCACGCGGCtgctctcttcccctttctcttcctccctctcccctgcgtGCCGTTCTGTCCCCATCCTGTTGCTGGCTGGGTGGGGAGGCGCCGAGTGAGTCAGTCCGAGGGTCAGCTGTAGCCAAGACActggtggtttgttttttctgtagaGCTGTGGCAGGCAAGTCAGATGCTCTGAAGACAGGTTTTATCTCCTCGCTGAAATGGAGCCTCTCTTGGCCCTCAGCAGGAAGCTCCTGAGCCCTGCAGGAAGCGTGACCTTTCGGTTGCACTCTTTCGGTAGCTCACGGTCCTGCTTCGCACCTGAGAGTTTTCAAACTCGGCAGACGTACTCCTTGGCAGTAGATCAGACTTCCTGTGCAAGGGGCCAAGTCCCCTCTCTCAGCTGGTGACGACGTCAGCCTCCTGCGCGTAAGCAGGGTGGCTGCTTTCAGAGCCCCTTCTGGGACTGTCTTGCCTCTGGAAGGTTTTGTTCTGATCCTCTCCAGGACAACAAAGGGGTTTATTTGGAGAAGTTCAGCAGTGCGACCAGAGCACAGCACAAGGCCTTGCGTTGTGTGCCTGGGCTGCCCTGAACCGCGTGAAGCTTCATACACACACGCAAAGTGTGTTAAACCCCAGcctctctttcatttttccttctttccaccCCTTCTTCTGTGTTGCAGAGAACAGAGTAGTCAAACAAAGGGCTACGCTGGAAGACAAGATGGTAACGTGCTTAAAGAGACAGACCCACCGTAATTCCCATCACTCCCCGCAGATATGAGGCTTCTTTGACTTGCGATAAGATCGACTTGTGCCGCAGGACTGAATCTGGCAGGGTGAAAGAGGGGTCGGGGGCAAAGGCATTTGAGCTAAGGATCAGATTCGGGGCAATAGGGACGAAGACAGATGTCTCTCTGCCTTCTACACTAATCTTTTAACGGCTATTAGCTGATGGCTGGGTTAGGCAGCATCGTCTATTGTTGAGGCTGTAATTCCAGAAGCGTCCGAAGCCTAGTCTGCGATTACCTTCCTGAATGGAGCCTGCGATAGGTCTGTGGGTCTGCTAGCTCCGGGGAGGAGAAAGCGTGAGAGAGAGCAGCAGTTCTGAGTCACTGGGGAGCCTTTGCTGAGCAGAGCGGTTTTAGTTGGCACTATCGCTTAACAGACCTAACTTCTAAATTTGCGTGTGCAGGACTTGAGGGAGCAAGAAATGCGTGAAGGTTACAATGCACTTTAAATCTTAATCGCGCCAGGCTTTTTTGTTTCTAGATGTTGGCCTTTCTGGGAACACTGGCTAAATCTCATTCTGAAACTTTGCTTCCGGAGACTAGAAACACCCAGAAAGCCAAAACATTCACCACAGGTTATGCTGCAACGTGGAGAGAAGTTGTCTCTAACCTTGCGGGGGAGTGCGGTGCAGATGGGCTAAAATAGCAGCCCCTGCAGGGATGTTGCTGTATTTCTCCCTGCTGCCTTAGGAGCAGCTTTGTCTTCTGACTTGAAGGCTGGCAGTGAGTCTGTCTCCTTGGCTTGCTTTAATCTTTCCGTCCTTGTGGCCCGTGCCTGCAAGGGAACCCAGTTGTGGGTCTGTTGTCTTTGCTTGAGCTAGAGACGTGTTTTGCTGCATGGTGTTtatgcacatttatttttagCACCTAAACTATGCAGTGTGGCCAGTTTTGACTTGGTCTGTTTTTCAATGGTGACCAACTATTTTTAGAGATTCATCAATGTATGTTAATCACAGTGCCAAAGaggtgattatttttttccatttaagctCTGATAAAAGgtaaaaagcattttctctgaTGATCCAGTTGTAGCCTTGTCCCTTTCAGCAAGAAGAGGGAATAATCTTTTGCCCTCTGAGACTTCTGGCTTTGCTCTACCTCCTGTTTGGTTTTGTTCAGGGGTACTGCTTGGTCTCAGCCTTCAAATCCCCTTTACCTTCTTATAAACATCAAGCTCTTACGTCACCGCTGTGTTTCTGTCATCTAGAAGCAGCTCGGCCGTGTTGTGAGCTCTGCTGCTGTCGGTGTTGGTATGCAGCCGGGAAGTAAACACGCGGGGGCTCCTTTCGGACGGTCGGACTAGAAGGACGGGCGTTGCGAGCTCAACTTCCGCGCTGTGTGTGGGGCGCGCTGGCTCCCTGTGTCAGTCATGTGGAGACACTAATTGCAAAACAAGGAGGAAAGGGAACTGCTAACAAAGGTGGAATTTGTTTCTAAAGGGCTTAGGCAAGAATAACATCCGGGGAGTGGCCTAACGTGCTTGTTTGTTTTCGAAGTAGCAGAGAGGTGCTGAGCTTTGCTCACTGTCTCTGTTAGGGACACATGACTGTACTGATGCCTGGAAgctcccccacctccttttcGCTGTGGAAACTCATCCCAGGGGTTGTAGGGCTTTGCCTTTGAGAGAAACCTGCTCATCTTGATGGCTTCATCCCTTCTCGGCattgttttctctctgctctgcctgAGTGTCAGCACACCACGCCACACTTCCTAGCGTACCGAAAATAGATGTGAATGTTGTGTTAGTCTCTGGACTGGATCGTCCGGGGCAGGGAAGCACCACCTGGAGATTCCTGAGCAGAAATGAGCCCAGCAGTTTTCACACAGCGctgctcccgagctgacacagctTGAAGGCTGGACAGCACTAGGATAGAGCTGTGTCCGGGGCCCGAGGTGGGACTGTCCCACCGCGCTGCGCAGGGGAGGTGCACCCGCTGAAGGCAGCGATGGCTCAGAGCTCCTGATGCTGTCGTCAGGGGCATGGCACCTTCTGGAAGAGCAGCACGGGTGTTAGTACAGGTGGGCCCTGGTGGAGGAGAGGTTTGGGGCAGCATGGCGGTGAGAAGGGAGGTCACGAAACACTGCCGCACTCTGCGTGCCTGTCCTCTGCTCAGGATTCATACGGCTGTGAGTGACCTAGATCATCCCAGCCTGCACCGTGCTCCTTCCAGAGCTGTAGCGCTCAGGGCCTGGAAACCCACAAGGCCAACCACCCGTTCTCCTTTCTCACCGCCGTGTCAGGGGAGACACTGCGGAGGTAGCAGGGGACCCAGGCAGAGAGTGGTGCTCTGTTTGCTCGTgcctctgctctcaccctttggTCTACTTCCTCCTCCTCAACAGGCTGTAAAAAGTCAAGTGCCTTGATGGTTGTGAATGCATGGACATCTGGGGGTTGGccctggcctgggaggaggagtgGCACTGCCCTGGTCACCTCACCAGTGGTGCAGGAAAAAGCTCACCTCCTAAAGGACTGCTGCCACTGGAATACAGCTGCGCTTGGCAGAGGCTTCTTTGCCCTGGCGATACCAGGAGATCTGTgggcctccttcccttcctcctcaccAGCTGACATTAACTTCTCTTTATTGTTTCTTTGCAGGCTCGTCTCCGGTTCCCCATTGACTACCCCTATTCTCCTCCTGCCTTTAGGTTCTTAACCAAAATGTGGCACCCCAATATCTACGAGGTAGGTCACCCAGGACAGTGTGGGAGCTTCTGGGACAGACGAGGGCACGAACCTATTTACTGCAAAGCTGCGGGGTGAAAACCCCAGTTTTTGTCATGGGTACAGCATTGGAAACTCCATGCCTTCAGAGCTTAGTGCCTGGCACCAGAAATGCAGCTAGCCTAGGCTTGCCGTCTCCTGTGACAGCCCGTCGTCTTTCCTGGGACGGGTTCCAGGCTTAGTCAGACTTTCCAGGCTCGAAGGCCGCCATGCTTGTCTACCGGGGGGATCGTGCTCAAGCCAAGGGTGGATACAGAGCAAGCGAGCGATCTGCGGGGCCCTGCAGTTGCATGCTGGCAGTGGAAGGCTGCTCAGAGGGCTTTGGGCTACGTGGGGTTGGGTTGTGTCAAGTGAGTGCCAGGAGGGCTGTGCGGCTGATAGCTAGGCAGCCTCATCTGTACGGTATTAGCAGTGCGGGATGCTTATCTGAGGCCTGAAGGTGCAGGTGTCGTAGCTGGGACTGCCACCTCTGCTGTCCCTTCCTAGGGACCAGAAGCGCCTGGCTGGGATTTTCTCACCTGACTCAAGCTAAAGTGAAGAGCAAGCAGGGAACTGGGTACAGGGAATTGACCTGCTTGTGGAAGGTGCTTGGGGCAGCAGTTCTAAGGAGCCCGTTTCGCTCGTGCTTTCAGACCGGCGATGTCTGCATCTCAATCCTCCACCCGCCCGTGGACGATCCGCAGAGTGGGGAGCTGCCGTCTGAGCGATGGAACCCCACCCAGAACGTGCGGTAAGGACAGAGCTGGGAGTGCTGGCAAGAGTTCGTCTGGGGCAGGGGTGGAAAAGACAGGGGAGATGGAGACCGCTTTCCACTCCCAAAGCCTGCAGGAGATGCCTTTTCCTTACCTTTGAGGTTCTTGAAAGGCTGTCTGGCACTCAGGCTGTGCGCTCTGTTGAAGGACAGCTACAAGTTGCCCAGGAGCATGCATGAGCTGAGCAGCCTGTGCGCTGCTCTCCTCTGCCTTGCCTGGGgggacctgctctgctcctgtaaAATAGGTCCTCGCAGCGGGGCCAGCACCAAGCTTTGCCATGACCCACGGGATGCAGCGGCACCGTGACACTC is a window encoding:
- the CDC34 gene encoding ubiquitin-conjugating enzyme E2 R1 — translated: MARPLVPSSQKALLLELKGLQEEPVEGFRVSLVDEGDLYNWEVAIFGPPNTYYEGGYFKARLRFPIDYPYSPPAFRFLTKMWHPNIYETGDVCISILHPPVDDPQSGELPSERWNPTQNVRTILLSVISLLNEPNTFSPANVDASVMYRKWKESKGKDREYTDIIRKQVLGTKVDAERDGVKVPTTLAEYCVKTKTPAPDEGSDLFYDDYYEDDEMEEEADSCYGDEDDSGNEES